A DNA window from Borrelia sp. HM contains the following coding sequences:
- the frr gene encoding ribosome recycling factor, with translation MEEYKALLDEKMNKVLLSLESEYKSLRTGRISSALFDKVLIDYYGEKTPLTRVANISIPEARLVVIQPWDKSLLSKIEQAILNSDLFMNPANDGSVLRIKVPALTIERRKEISKQAKKIAEEHKVAARNIRQELNSKAKKQEKDSQITEDDLRRILDDIQKNTNSYIKKIEDICGLKTKEIMEI, from the coding sequence ATGGAGGAATATAAGGCTTTATTGGATGAAAAAATGAATAAAGTTCTTTTATCTCTTGAGAGTGAGTATAAATCTTTAAGAACAGGTAGAATAAGTAGTGCTCTTTTTGATAAAGTATTAATTGATTATTATGGAGAAAAAACTCCTTTAACTAGAGTTGCTAATATTAGTATTCCTGAGGCAAGGCTTGTTGTAATTCAACCTTGGGATAAGAGTCTACTTTCTAAGATAGAGCAGGCTATACTTAATTCAGATCTTTTTATGAATCCTGCTAATGATGGTTCTGTTCTTAGAATCAAAGTTCCTGCATTAACTATTGAAAGGCGTAAAGAAATATCAAAACAAGCAAAAAAAATAGCCGAGGAACATAAAGTTGCTGCTAGAAATATAAGGCAGGAATTAAATAGTAAAGCAAAAAAACAAGAGAAAGATTCTCAGATTACTGAGGATGATTTAAGGCGAATTTTGGATGATATTCAAAAGAATACTAATTCTTATATTAAAAAAATAGAAGATATTTGTGGTTTAAAAACAAAAGAGATAATGGAAATTTAA
- the uppS gene encoding polyprenyl diphosphate synthase codes for MNSDSLPIHVGIIMDGNRRWASKNGLSFFEGHKEGLRRAKEIICHSIELGIKYLSLYIFSTENWNRTKSEIEHLMFLIANYLSSEFEFYSKNNIRIIVSGDIESLNNEVRESIIDTIDFTKDFDGFVLNLAINYGGRDEIVRAVRKILRSDLGFETLNELMFSKFLDNPDLCDLDLLIRTGGDMRVSNFLLWRIAYCEFIFSNALWPDYSVSHYIKDLACFKNRKRNFGK; via the coding sequence ATGAATAGTGACTCCCTTCCAATACATGTTGGAATTATTATGGATGGAAATAGAAGATGGGCTTCAAAAAATGGTCTTTCATTTTTTGAAGGGCATAAAGAAGGTCTAAGGAGAGCTAAAGAAATAATTTGTCATTCTATTGAATTGGGCATAAAATATTTGTCTCTTTATATTTTTTCTACTGAAAATTGGAACAGAACAAAGTCCGAAATAGAACATTTAATGTTTTTAATTGCCAATTATTTGAGTTCTGAATTTGAATTTTATAGTAAAAATAATATAAGAATAATAGTTTCAGGAGATATTGAATCTTTAAATAATGAAGTAAGGGAGTCAATCATTGATACTATTGACTTTACAAAAGATTTTGATGGATTTGTGTTGAATTTAGCCATTAATTATGGTGGTCGAGATGAGATAGTAAGAGCTGTTAGGAAAATTTTGAGAAGTGATTTAGGTTTTGAGACTTTGAATGAGCTTATGTTTTCCAAATTTTTGGATAATCCGGACCTTTGTGATCTTGATCTTTTGATACGTACCGGTGGAGATATGAGAGTGAGTAATTTTCTTTTATGGAGGATTGCTTATTGTGAATTTATTTTTTCAAATGCTTTGTGGCCGGATTACTCTGTTTCTCATTATATTAAAGACTTGGCTTGTTTTAAGAATAGGAAGAGGAATTTTGGAAAATAA
- the rpsB gene encoding 30S ribosomal protein S2 encodes MAVITMKSLLEAGVHFGHQVKRLDPRMKRFIFSERNEIHILDLQKTLQGIKDSYELVQNIIKSGKKVLFVGTKKQASEIIEQEAKRSDMPYVNNRWLGGMLSNFNTIKKSVQRLKKLEKMEIDGTFEMISKKEVSQLNREKLKLSKNLTGIKDMEELPGAIFIIDPKREQIVINEARKIGIPIISVVDTNCNPDVIDCPIPGNDDAIRSVALFTKIISDAILESDKEVGIQIVENLNEEDLMSEIEVKNDKKDKGE; translated from the coding sequence TTGGCAGTTATTACTATGAAAAGTCTTTTAGAAGCTGGGGTTCATTTTGGACATCAGGTGAAAAGGCTTGATCCAAGGATGAAAAGATTTATTTTTTCAGAAAGAAATGAAATCCATATTTTAGATTTGCAAAAAACTTTACAAGGCATTAAAGATTCTTATGAGCTTGTTCAAAATATTATAAAGAGTGGTAAGAAAGTTTTGTTTGTTGGGACTAAAAAGCAAGCAAGCGAAATAATTGAACAAGAAGCTAAAAGAAGTGATATGCCTTATGTTAACAATAGATGGCTTGGTGGAATGCTTTCAAACTTTAATACGATTAAGAAGTCAGTTCAAAGATTAAAAAAATTGGAAAAAATGGAAATTGATGGAACTTTTGAGATGATTAGTAAAAAAGAAGTTTCTCAACTTAATCGTGAAAAGCTAAAGTTGTCTAAAAATTTGACTGGTATTAAGGATATGGAAGAACTTCCTGGTGCTATTTTTATTATTGATCCTAAAAGAGAGCAAATAGTTATTAATGAGGCTAGGAAAATTGGTATTCCTATAATTTCGGTTGTCGATACAAATTGTAATCCAGATGTAATTGACTGTCCAATTCCTGGAAATGATGATGCAATTCGTTCTGTTGCTTTGTTTACTAAAATAATATCTGATGCTATTTTAGAAAGTGATAAAGAAGTTGGAATTCAGATCGTTGAAAATTTGAATGAAGAAGATTTAATGAGCGAAATTGAAGTCAAAAATGACAAAAAGGATAAAGGAGAATAA
- a CDS encoding phosphatidate cytidylyltransferase has product MLCGRITLFLIILKTWLVLRIGRGILENKSLFNFGSKEIAFLARLGTFLFFVPLILILIFVEFRNYLLINILIFMFSGVSAKEVNDLLKIKSSSVSSPLSFLLGAAPPILTYVHFNIFDLGINIIFYLVITLIFSNWIVNLVFIKEHEIVNFLLQATSMIFILIYPGILMSFIVAITTLPRAPILLLILFSMVSGNDTFAYLVGYFFGKNSYRPTIISPNKTLMGFLGGVFFSIIFAIIVVFLGLINLTYGEAVVFGILIGFFTIIGDLFESGLKRSAGVKDSGNIIPGRGGALDSIDSYLLTGPIFYLCLS; this is encoded by the coding sequence ATGCTTTGTGGCCGGATTACTCTGTTTCTCATTATATTAAAGACTTGGCTTGTTTTAAGAATAGGAAGAGGAATTTTGGAAAATAAAAGTTTATTTAATTTTGGGTCTAAGGAAATAGCATTTCTTGCACGTCTTGGAACATTTTTATTTTTTGTTCCTTTAATTTTAATTTTAATTTTTGTTGAATTTAGAAATTATTTATTAATTAATATTTTAATTTTTATGTTTAGTGGAGTTTCTGCTAAGGAAGTTAATGATTTGCTTAAAATTAAATCTTCTTCTGTATCTAGTCCTTTATCATTCCTTTTAGGGGCAGCTCCTCCGATTTTAACATATGTACATTTTAATATTTTTGATTTGGGTATAAATATAATATTTTATTTGGTTATAACTTTGATTTTTAGTAATTGGATTGTTAATTTGGTTTTTATTAAAGAGCATGAAATTGTTAATTTTTTATTACAGGCAACTTCCATGATTTTCATACTTATATATCCTGGTATTTTAATGTCGTTCATTGTTGCTATTACTACTTTGCCAAGAGCACCTATTCTTTTACTAATACTTTTTTCAATGGTTAGTGGTAATGATACTTTTGCCTATCTTGTTGGATATTTTTTTGGAAAAAATAGTTATAGACCTACTATTATTAGTCCTAATAAAACGTTAATGGGGTTTTTAGGTGGTGTATTTTTTTCTATTATTTTTGCAATAATCGTGGTATTTTTAGGCTTAATCAATTTAACTTATGGGGAAGCTGTGGTTTTTGGTATTTTGATAGGATTTTTTACTATTATTGGTGATTTATTTGAATCTGGACTTAAACGTAGTGCAGGGGTAAAGGATTCCGGCAATATTATTCCTGGTAGAGGTGGTGCTCTTGATTCGATTGATTCATACCTTTTAACAGGTCCTATATTTTACTTATGTTTGTCTTAA
- the cmk gene encoding (d)CMP kinase: MIIAIDGPSASGKSSVARALGIRLGFKFISSGYFYRIITLIAQRFTLNEYDLLSENKILELISQNNIEFDGVDFLLNGTNVINHILNEKIDFQVSLYSSYAGIRNFVNKKLREIVKLKDDDYIIEGRDITTVIFPEAKVKIYLDASVKVRALRRYNQRDGNVALNELEQALDKRDKIDQNKEYGKLKLVKEVFYIDTSYKCLDDVCDIIIRTFNLKKKVIER, translated from the coding sequence GTGATAATAGCAATTGATGGACCTTCTGCTTCAGGAAAAAGTTCAGTTGCAAGAGCCTTAGGAATTAGATTGGGTTTTAAGTTTATTAGTTCTGGTTATTTTTATAGAATTATAACTTTAATTGCTCAAAGGTTTACTCTAAATGAATATGATTTGCTTAGTGAGAACAAAATTTTGGAACTTATATCACAAAATAATATTGAATTTGACGGTGTTGATTTTTTGCTTAATGGTACAAATGTTATAAATCATATTTTAAATGAAAAGATAGATTTTCAAGTTTCTCTTTATTCTTCTTATGCAGGTATTAGAAATTTTGTGAATAAAAAATTAAGAGAAATAGTCAAATTAAAGGATGATGATTATATAATAGAGGGTAGGGATATTACTACTGTAATTTTTCCAGAAGCTAAGGTTAAGATATACCTTGATGCTTCAGTTAAAGTGAGAGCTTTAAGACGATATAATCAAAGAGACGGGAATGTGGCTTTAAACGAGCTAGAGCAGGCACTTGATAAGCGAGATAAAATTGACCAGAATAAAGAGTATGGTAAATTAAAATTAGTCAAAGAAGTTTTTTATATTGACACAAGTTATAAATGCTTAGACGATGTATGTGATATTATCATAAGGACATTTAATTTGAAAAAAAAAGTGATAGAGAGGTGA
- the tsf gene encoding translation elongation factor Ts yields MGIIPQEVKKLRDATGAGFGDCKKALEAVGGDFELAKKKLREMGIASADKRSGRDAKEGRVFSYANQERVGLLLMSCETDFVAMNSDFVTCGNLLIRQLVESNNDSLDESQELEIKNLAAKIKENIHVSRICIANIKSNELVKSYLHGEQSRIGVFVKLKVDDVSKVGDDRLGNLAMDLALHIAAFAPHYLNVNDVCPDYVKEQEEVFIKQLENSGKPENVIKGIVSGKLKKHLGEIVLLEQLFVKDDKLTVKEKIEEVSKLILTNIEIIDFKYLSVG; encoded by the coding sequence ATGGGTATTATTCCTCAAGAAGTAAAAAAACTCAGAGATGCAACTGGAGCTGGATTTGGTGATTGCAAGAAAGCGTTAGAAGCTGTGGGTGGTGATTTTGAGTTGGCCAAGAAAAAACTCAGGGAGATGGGTATTGCATCAGCTGATAAAAGAAGTGGTAGAGATGCTAAGGAGGGTCGAGTATTCTCTTATGCAAATCAAGAGAGAGTAGGACTTTTGCTTATGTCCTGTGAAACAGATTTTGTTGCCATGAATAGTGATTTTGTAACTTGTGGGAATCTTTTGATAAGACAGTTGGTTGAGAGTAATAATGATTCTTTAGATGAATCTCAGGAACTTGAAATTAAAAATTTAGCAGCTAAGATCAAAGAAAATATTCATGTAAGTAGAATTTGTATTGCAAATATTAAGTCTAATGAACTTGTAAAAAGTTATCTTCATGGAGAGCAATCTAGAATAGGTGTGTTTGTTAAATTAAAAGTAGATGATGTTTCAAAAGTAGGAGATGATAGATTGGGTAATCTTGCAATGGATTTAGCTTTGCATATAGCAGCTTTTGCTCCCCATTATCTAAATGTTAATGATGTTTGTCCTGATTATGTAAAAGAACAAGAAGAGGTATTTATAAAACAGTTGGAAAATAGTGGGAAACCTGAAAATGTAATTAAGGGAATAGTGTCTGGAAAACTTAAAAAGCATTTAGGAGAAATTGTTCTCTTAGAGCAGTTATTTGTAAAGGATGATAAACTTACTGTTAAAGAGAAAATTGAAGAGGTGAGTAAATTAATTTTAACCAATATAGAGATAATAGATTTTAAATATTTAAGTGTTGGATAA
- a CDS encoding 30S ribosomal protein S1: protein MENQEDLQENYLKVLEKIELGSNVSGIVINIMKDYVLVDIGYKSEGFVKIDEFETIPNIGDKLNAIVTKVGGELGLVLSVAKLDALNLQDKVDEYIANKKVLKGKVLVELASGYKIQINEDVTGFMPSYLSSKSRDEKLKRGSIIEFYILQADKTDGLKLILDRRSLERERDIVKKKEFISSYNEGDIVDGIVERITEYGAIIKVKNFVLGVLHKRNIAFSRVENVEDFIRVGDKLRLQIIKLSLNVGKMELSLKALRPNPWDSIEAKYKIESIVKGKVVKILPFGAVVELDSEISGFLHISNFSWVRVIKSPQELVKVGQIVEVKILDIDKENQRISLGIKQVNANPWNGLAERCSVGKVVQGVVKNITKSGAFISIEEGIDAYISKFDISWIGEINPEEYFKLGSAINGKVLEFDAKKQNIRLGIKQLEENPWDDFSKSYKRGDIIEVEVVEKKSKGVQVKVYGKIMGFISKIQLGDTKESSLDTFESLNIGDKLKVMITNIDFKNKLVLLSYRAYKEQKSSEEISSYLFRENDEESYRPFENLLKRNVDV from the coding sequence ATGGAAAATCAAGAAGATTTACAAGAAAATTATCTAAAGGTTCTTGAAAAGATAGAGCTGGGTAGTAATGTTTCTGGTATTGTTATAAATATCATGAAAGATTATGTGCTTGTAGATATTGGTTATAAGTCTGAAGGTTTTGTTAAAATTGATGAATTTGAAACCATTCCAAATATTGGCGACAAGCTTAATGCAATAGTTACAAAGGTAGGGGGAGAGTTGGGATTAGTGCTTAGTGTTGCAAAGCTTGATGCTCTTAATTTGCAAGATAAGGTTGATGAGTATATTGCAAATAAAAAAGTGCTTAAAGGCAAGGTTTTAGTAGAACTTGCAAGTGGCTATAAGATTCAAATTAATGAAGATGTTACTGGGTTTATGCCGTCTTATTTAAGTTCTAAGTCTAGGGATGAAAAATTAAAAAGAGGCTCAATTATTGAGTTTTATATTTTACAAGCAGATAAAACAGATGGCCTTAAGCTTATTCTTGATAGACGGTCTTTGGAGAGGGAACGAGATATTGTTAAGAAAAAGGAATTTATTAGTTCTTATAATGAGGGCGATATAGTAGATGGAATTGTTGAAAGAATTACTGAGTATGGTGCTATTATAAAGGTTAAGAATTTTGTTTTAGGGGTGTTGCATAAAAGAAATATTGCATTTAGTCGTGTTGAAAATGTTGAGGATTTTATTCGTGTTGGTGATAAATTAAGATTGCAGATTATCAAATTAAGTTTAAATGTGGGCAAGATGGAGTTGTCTCTTAAAGCTTTAAGGCCAAATCCTTGGGATTCTATTGAAGCTAAGTATAAGATTGAAAGTATTGTTAAGGGTAAGGTTGTCAAAATATTGCCCTTTGGTGCTGTTGTTGAACTTGATAGTGAAATATCAGGATTTTTGCACATAAGTAATTTTTCTTGGGTAAGGGTTATAAAGAGTCCTCAAGAATTGGTTAAAGTTGGACAGATTGTAGAAGTTAAAATTTTAGATATTGATAAAGAGAATCAAAGAATATCTTTAGGTATTAAGCAAGTTAATGCTAATCCATGGAATGGATTAGCTGAGAGATGTTCTGTTGGCAAAGTTGTACAGGGTGTTGTTAAAAATATTACAAAGTCAGGTGCTTTTATTAGTATTGAAGAAGGTATAGATGCATATATTAGTAAGTTTGACATTTCTTGGATTGGTGAGATTAATCCTGAGGAATACTTTAAATTAGGAAGTGCAATTAATGGAAAGGTTCTTGAATTTGATGCTAAGAAGCAAAATATTAGGTTGGGAATTAAACAATTGGAAGAAAACCCTTGGGATGATTTCTCTAAGAGCTATAAAAGAGGTGATATTATTGAGGTCGAGGTTGTAGAGAAAAAATCAAAAGGAGTTCAAGTAAAAGTTTATGGCAAGATAATGGGATTTATTAGCAAAATTCAGCTTGGGGATACTAAAGAGTCTAGTTTGGATACTTTTGAAAGTTTGAATATTGGAGATAAGCTTAAAGTTATGATTACCAATATTGATTTCAAAAATAAGTTAGTTTTGCTTTCTTATAGAGCTTATAAGGAGCAAAAATCAAGTGAAGAAATTTCTTCTTATTTGTTTAGGGAAAATGATGAAGAGTCTTATAGACCGTTTGAAAATTTATTGAAGAGGAATGTTGATGTTTAA
- a CDS encoding Maf family protein, with translation MIYKENFEIALVSSSLARVKLLEALKINFLSLSIDVDEDSIIKSGESGVTEKIAALKLVSAVKKYGKDKCLITIDTLLKNDSVYIGKIRDEKEVFSRIMEYSHKIIEVETSFCIFIPKKEKIVKACEVSFIKFRELTPDIVYHYVMLGHWKDKAGGISFENGIAEILIEYINGSYSNIIGLPIGLFYDILIKENIISTNF, from the coding sequence ATGATCTATAAGGAAAATTTTGAGATTGCACTTGTATCAAGTTCTCTTGCTAGAGTAAAGCTATTAGAAGCATTGAAAATTAATTTTTTATCTCTTAGTATTGATGTTGATGAAGATTCGATAATAAAGTCAGGTGAATCTGGTGTTACAGAAAAAATAGCTGCTCTTAAGCTTGTTAGTGCTGTTAAAAAATATGGTAAAGATAAATGTTTAATTACTATTGATACTTTGTTAAAAAATGATTCGGTTTATATTGGCAAAATAAGAGATGAAAAAGAGGTTTTTAGTAGAATAATGGAGTATAGCCATAAGATTATTGAGGTAGAAACTAGTTTTTGTATATTTATTCCAAAAAAAGAAAAAATAGTTAAAGCTTGTGAAGTTTCATTTATTAAATTTAGGGAATTAACACCAGATATTGTGTATCATTATGTTATGCTTGGACATTGGAAAGATAAAGCCGGAGGTATTAGTTTTGAAAATGGTATTGCAGAAATTTTGATTGAATATATTAATGGTAGCTATTCAAATATAATAGGCTTACCAATTGGTTTATTTTATGATATTCTTATTAAAGAAAATATAATTTCCACTAATTTTTAA